The following coding sequences are from one Delphinus delphis chromosome 17, mDelDel1.2, whole genome shotgun sequence window:
- the RRS1 gene encoding ribosome biogenesis regulatory protein homolog: MEGQTVEELLAKAERDEAEKLQRITVHKELELEFDLGNLLASDRNPPTGLRHAGPTQEAELRALARDNTQLLINQLWQLPTDRVEEALVARLPEPTTRLPREKPVPRPRPLTRWQQFARLKGIRPKKKTNLVWDEGSGQWRRRWGYQRARDDTKEWLIEVPGNADPMEDQFAKRIQAKKERVAKNELNRLRNLARAHKLRLPSAAGMHPTGHQSKEELGRAVQVARVSTASVGRFQERLPKEKAPRGSGKKRKFQPLFGDFAAEKNSQLEMLRIMNSKKPQLDVTRATNKQMREEDQEEAAKRRKMSQKGKRKGGRKGPGGKRKGGPPSQGGKRKGGLGGKMNSGRPGLSGKRKGGQHQGGKRRK; this comes from the coding sequence ATGGAGGGTCAGACCGTGGAGGAGCTGCTGGCAAAGGCGGAGCGGGACGAGGCAGAGAAGCTGCAGCGCATCACGGTGCACAAGGAACTGGAGCTGGAGTTCGACCTGGGTAACCTGCTTGCCTCGGACCGGAACCCTCCGACCGggctgcggcacgcgggacccaCGCAGGAGGCCGAGCTGCGGGCCCTGGCGCGGGACAACACGCAGCTGCTCATCAACCAGCTGTGGCAGCTGCCCACCGATCGTGTGGAGGAGGCGCTGGTGGCGCGGCTGCCGGAGCCCACCACTCGTCTGCCGCGCGAGAAGCCTGTGCCCCGGCCGCGGCCGCTTACGCGCTGGCAGCAGTTTGCGCGCCTCAAGGGCATCCGTCCCAAGAAGAAGACCAATCTGGTGTGGGACGAGGGGAGCGGCCAGTGGCGCCGCCGCTGGGGCTACCAGCGGGCCCGCGACGACACCAAGGAATGGTTGATCGAGGTGCCCGGGAATGCCGACCCCATGGAGGACCAGTTCGCCAAGCGGATTCAGGCTAAGAAGGAACGGGTGGCCAAGAACGAGCTGAACCGGCTGCGTAACCTGGCCCGCGCGCACAAGTTGCGGCTGCCTAGCGCGGCCGGCATGCACCCTACCGGACACCAGAGTAAGGAGGAGCTTGGCCGCGCCGTGCAGGTGGCCAGGGTCTCCACCGCCTCTGTGGGGCGCTTCCAGGAGCGCCTGCCCAAGGAGAAGGCGCCCCGGGGctctggaaagaagagaaagtttcAGCCTCTTTTCGGGGACTTTGCAGCCGAGAAAAACAGCCAGTTGGAGATGCTGCGAATAATGAACAGCAAGAAGCCTCAGTTGGACGTTACGAGGGCCACCAATAAGCAGATGAGGGAGGAGGACCAGGAAGAGGCGGctaagaggaggaaaatgagtcAGAAGGGCAAGAGAAAGGGGGGCCGAAAGGGTCCCGGGGGTAAGAGGAAAGGGGGCCCGCCCAGccaaggagggaagaggaaagggggcTTGGGAGGCAAGATGAATTCCGGGCGGCCTGGCTTGAGTGGCAAGAGAAAAGGAGGGCAACAccaaggaggaaagaggaggaagtaa